From one Marmota flaviventris isolate mMarFla1 chromosome 1, mMarFla1.hap1, whole genome shotgun sequence genomic stretch:
- the Elp6 gene encoding elongator complex protein 6 yields MFPELNNLLNTTPAGVEQGKLTLLCDAKTDGSFLVHHFLSFYLKANCKVCFVALVQSFSHYNIVGQKLGVSLTMARERGQLVFLEGLKSSVDVFFQAQEETHPLQFLREASAGNLEPLYQFVREALKPVDNEEATWRCPVLLVDDLSVLLSLGLGAVAVLDFIHYCRATVCQELKGNVVALVHDSGDTEDEENDILLNGLSHQSHLILRAEGLATGFCKDVHGQLRILWRRPLKPTAQRDRSLTYQYKIQDKSVSFFAKGMSPAVL; encoded by the exons ATGTTCCCGGAACTTAATAACCTTCTGAACACCACCCCTGCCGGGGTGGAGCAG GGAAAACTGACTTTACTCTGTGATGCCAAGACAGATGGCAGTTTCCTTGTccaccattttctttccttctacctcAAAG ctAACTGTAAAGTCTGCTTTGTGGCACTTGTCCAGTCTTTCAGTCACTACAATATCGTGGGACAGAAGCTG GGTGTCAGTCTGACCATGGCACGGGAACGTGGGCAGCTTGTATTCCTTGAGGGTCTCAAGTCTTCAGTGGATGTCTTCTTCCAGGCTCAGGAGGAGACACACCCGCTGCAGTTTCTCAG GGAGGCCAGTGCTGGGAACTTGGAACCATTGTATCAGTTTGTACGGGAGGCCTTGAAACCCGTGGATAATGAGGAGGCTACCTGGAGGTGTCCAGTGCTGCTGGTGGATGACCTCAGTGTGTTGCTGAGCCTAGGCTTGGGGGCAGTGGCCGTGCTGGATTTCATCCACTACTGCAGAGCCACTGTGTGCCAGGAGCTAAAG GGAAATGTGGTGGCCCTGGTACATGATAGTGGAGATACTGAAGATGAGGAGAATGACATCCTGCTAAATGGCCTCAGTCATCAGAGCCACCTAATCCTGAGAGCTGAGGGCCTGGCCACTGGTTTCTGCAAGGATGTACATGGACAG CTAAGGATCCTTTGGCGGAGACCATTGAAGCCCACAGCCCAGCGGGATCGGAGCCTCACTTACCAATACAAGATACAGGATAAGAGTGTGTCCTTTTTTGCCAAAGGAATGTCTCCTGCTGTTCTGTGA